The following proteins are encoded in a genomic region of Leptospira langatensis:
- a CDS encoding DoxX family protein has product MSNSTSYQEEGSASLEAKKEKWIKTAKWIYWTLILFISITMIMAGVGYLASFQPNVDGILLLGYPVYILKILGTAKVLGGLGLLQNRFKTLKEWAYSGYSFNLLGAAASYALSGVGYGKMMIPLTLFFLLMITYRQWKTGWM; this is encoded by the coding sequence ATGTCGAATTCAACAAGTTACCAAGAAGAAGGTTCCGCAAGTCTGGAAGCCAAGAAGGAGAAATGGATCAAGACCGCTAAATGGATCTACTGGACTCTGATCCTGTTCATCTCGATCACAATGATCATGGCCGGGGTCGGTTACCTGGCGAGCTTTCAACCGAATGTGGATGGGATTCTTCTTTTAGGATATCCTGTTTATATTTTGAAGATTCTAGGCACTGCAAAGGTGCTAGGTGGACTGGGCCTTCTTCAGAATAGATTTAAGACTTTGAAAGAATGGGCCTATTCGGGATATTCATTCAATTTGCTGGGAGCTGCCGCTTCTTACGCATTGTCCGGAGTGGGTTACGGAAAGATGATGATCCCTCTGACCCTCTTTTTTCTTCTGATGATCACGTATCGTCAATGGAAAACGGGTTGGATGTGA
- a CDS encoding YciI family protein, whose protein sequence is MKEFMLLFRQPSYDYSNASPKEMEALGKKWKEWVSGIAAQGKLASHGPRLALEGKVLKAGGVVTDGPFVEIRERLGSFIIVKAESLEEATTLAHGCPAVDANGSVEIRPIYE, encoded by the coding sequence ATGAAAGAATTCATGCTGCTTTTTAGACAGCCAAGTTATGATTATAGCAATGCGTCTCCCAAGGAGATGGAGGCTCTCGGAAAGAAATGGAAGGAATGGGTGAGCGGGATCGCCGCCCAGGGAAAACTCGCAAGCCATGGACCTAGACTCGCCTTAGAAGGAAAGGTATTGAAAGCGGGAGGAGTAGTTACCGACGGACCATTCGTGGAGATCCGTGAAAGACTGGGAAGCTTCATTATCGTCAAGGCGGAGAGTCTGGAAGAAGCGACCACCTTGGCTCACGGCTGCCCGGCAGTAGACGCGAATGGTAGTGTGGAGATCCGACCTATCTACGAATAG